A single region of the Brachypodium distachyon strain Bd21 chromosome 3, Brachypodium_distachyon_v3.0, whole genome shotgun sequence genome encodes:
- the LOC100843073 gene encoding probable serine/threonine-protein kinase PIX13 isoform X2: MGNCFGSSEDADVEAVKAMDHHAHARAMARPGMVAPQPNAHAAMSPARPPRNKPPSGGSGSGSRRPVAGGEPSPSTEGRILETPNLRIFTFAELKAATRNFKADTLLGEGGFGRVFKGWVDEKTMSPARSGSGMAVAVKKLNPESLQGLQEWQTEVNFLGRLVHPNLVRLLGYCWEDKELLLVYEYMAKGNLEDHLFRSEPRKGGGAFQPLSWSLRLRVAIGAARGLAFLHSSEKHVIYRDFKASNILLDTHFHAKLSDFGLAKDGPAGGSSHVTTRVMGTYGYAAPEYVATGHLYVKSDVYGFGVVLLEVLTGLRALDTDRPSGQHNLVDWAKPHLADRRKLARLMDPRLEGQYSSRGAQRAAQLTLRCLAAEHTNRPSMKEVVAVLQEIESMSSRSSRPDGSVGSASPRPTARSGGHGYGGHSPRPGPAPEWAGGHGSHPPPRGR; encoded by the exons ATGGGTAATTGCTTCGGCTCCTCCGAAGATGCCGACGTGGAGGCTGTCAAGGCCATGGACCATCATGCACATGCCCGAG CAATGGCGAGACCCGGCATGGTGGCGCCCCAGCCCAATGCACACGCCGCAATGAGCCCCGCGAGGCCGCCTCGCAACAAGCCCccgagcggcggcagcggcagcggaaGCAGGCGGCCGGTGGCTGGAGGCGAGCCCAGCCCGAGCACGGAGGGGAGGATCCTGGAGACGCCCAACCTGCGGATCTTCACGTTCGCGGAGCTCAAGGCCGCCACGAGGAACTTCAAGGCGGACACGCTCCTCGGGGAAGGCGGGTTCGGGCGGGTGTTCAAGGGCTGGGTCGACGAGAAGACCATGAGCCCCGCCAGGAGCGGCTCCGGCATGGCCGTCGCCGTCAAGAAGCTCAACCCGGAGAGCTTGCAGGGACTCCAAGAATGGCAG ACCGAGGTGAATTTTCTAGGGAGGCTCGTGCATCCGAATCTGGTGAGGCTACTGGGGTACTGCTGGGAGGACAAGGAGCTCCTGCTCGTGTACGAGTACATGGCCAAAGGCAACCTGGAGGATCACCTCTTCAGAAGCGAGCCACGCA aaggcggaggcgcgtTCCAGCCGCTGTCGTGGAGCCTCCGGCTGCGCGTGGCGATCGGCGCGGCCCGTGGGCTGGCCTTCCTGCACTCGTCGGAGAAGCACGTCATCTACAGAGACTTCAAGGCCTCCAACATCCTCCTCGACACG CACTTCCACGCGAAGCTGTCCGACTTCGGCCTCGCCAAGGacggccccgccggcggcagcagccacgTCACCACCCGTGTCATGGGCACCTACGGCTACGCTGCCCCGGAGTACGTCGCCACAG GGCACCTGTACGTGAAGAGCGACGTGTACGGGTTCGGCGTGGTGCTCCTGGAGGTGCTGACGGGCCTGCGCGCGCTGGACACGGACCGGCCCAGCGGGCAGCACAACCTGGTGGACTGGGCCAAGCCGCACCTGGCGGACCGCCGCAAGCTGGCCCGGCTCATGGACCCGCGCCTCGAGGGCCAGTACTCGTCCAGGGGCGCGCAGCGGGCGGCCCAGCTCACGCTGCGGTGCCTCGCCGCCGAGCACACCAACCGGCCCTCCATGAAGGAGGTCGTCGCCGTGCTCCAGGAGATCGAGTCCATGTCGTCCAGGAGCTCCAGGCCGGACGGCTCAGTCGGCTCGGCGTCCCCGCGGCCCACGGCGCGGAGCGGCGGTCACGGCTACGGCGGCCATTCGCCGCGGCCAGGGCCGGCGCCGGAATGGGCCGGTGGCCACGGTAGCCATCCGCCCCCTAGAGGAAGGTAG
- the LOC100831736 gene encoding HMG1/2-like protein — MKGKADTSSKGEGRLKAAGGASKRKKAAAASGKPKRPPSAFFVFMSEFRQEYQAEHPNNKSVANVSKAAGEKWRSMSDADKAPYVEKAGQKKQDYEKTKATFDKKESTSSKKTKTQDDEGSDKSKSEVDDEDAGSDEENDEDDE, encoded by the exons ATGAAGGGCAAGGCCGACACCTCCAGCAAGGGCGAGGGCAG GCTCAAGGCCGCCGGCGGTGCCAGCAAGCGGAAGAAGGCCGCTGCTGCCAGCGGCAAGCCCAAGCGCCCGCCCTCCGCCTTCTTCGTCTTCAT GTCTGAATTCAGGCAGGAGTACCAGGCAGAGCACCCTAACAACAAAAGCGTCGCCAAC GTGAGCAAGGCGGCAGGCGAGAAGTGGCGATCTATGTCCGATGCA GACAAGGCACCTTATGTGGAGAAGGCTGGACAGAAGAAGCAGGACTATGAGAAGACCAAAGCCACATTTGATAAAAAG GAGAGCACAAGCTCCAAGAAGACCAAGACTCAGGATGACGAGGGCTCTGACAAGTCCAAATCTGAGGTCGATGATGAGGACGCTGGTAGCGACGAG gaaAATGATGAAGATGACGAGTAA
- the LOC100831435 gene encoding amino acid transporter AVT3C, translated as MGLGNEASSSSSGLDSAPLLPHHSAVKGHLSSQPKTFANVFIAVVGAGVLGLPYTFSRTGWAAGTVLLLSVALLTFYCMMLLVACRRRLADEHPKKISSFGDLGDAVFGAPGRLAVDTMLVLSQASFCVGYLIFISNTMAHLYPIFPPSSNIFLSPKALFMYAMLPFQLGLNSIKTLTLLAPLSIFADVVDLGAMGVVVGQDVSAWLASHPPVVAFGAPAALLYGIGVSVYAFEGVCMVLPLEAEAADKKKFGATLGLSMAFIAAMYGLFGVMGYVAFGEATRDIITTNLGSGWLSAAVQLGLCINLFFTMPVMMNPVYEVAERLLHGKRYCWWLRWVLVVAVGMSAMLVPNFTDFLSLVGSSVCVLLGFVLPATFHLKVFGAEMGWHGVLSDVLLMVLGLVLAVSGTYSSLVQIFHSSSA; from the coding sequence ATGGGATTGGGGAACGAGGcgagctcgtcgtcgtcggggcTGGACTCCGCGCCGCTGCTTCCCCACCACAGCGCCGTAAAGGGCCACCTGTCTTCGCAGCCAAAGACTTTCGCGAACGTCTTCATCgcggtggtcggcgccggcgtgctGGGCCTGCCGTACACGTTCTCGCGCACCGGGTGGGCGGCGGGGACCGTCCTGCTCCTCTCCGTCGCCCTGCTCACCTTCTACTGCATGATGCTGCTCGtggcctgccgccgccgcctagcGGACGAGCACCCTAAGAAGATCAGCTCGTTTGGGGATCTGGGGGACGCCGTGTTCGGCGCGCCCGGGCGCCTGGCCGTGGACACCATGCTGGTGCTCAGCCAGGCCAGCTTCTGCGTTGGATACCTCATCTTCATCTCCAACACCATGGCGCACCTCTACCCCATCTTCCCTCCTTCCTCCAATATCTTCCTCTCACCCAAGGCGCTATTCATGTATGCGATGCTGCCGTTCCAGCTCGGGCTCAATTCCATCAAGACGCTCACGCTTCTCGCGCCGCTCAGCATCTTCGCGGACGTTGTCGACCTCGGCGCCATGGGTGTCGTCGTTGGCCAGGACGTGTCCGCCTGGCTCGCCTCGCATCCGCCCGTGGTCGCGTTCGGCGCCCCGGCCGCGCTCCTCTACGGCATCGGCGTGTCTGTCTACGCCTTCGAGGGCGTCTGTATGGTCCTGCCGCTGGAGGCTGAGGCCGCGGACAAGAAGAAGTTCGGCGCCACGCTCGGGCTGTCCATGGCGTTCATCGCCGCCATGTACGGGCTGTTCGGTGTCATGGGGTACGTCGCATTCGGCGAGGCCACGCGCGacatcatcaccaccaacctcGGCAGCGGGTGGCTGTCGGCGGCCGTGCAGCTGGGGCTGTGCATCAACCTCTTCTTCACCATGCCGGTGATGATGAACCCTGTGTACGAGGTCGCCGAGCGCCTGCTCCACGGCAAGCGCTACTGCTGGTGGCTGCGGTGGGTGCTCGTGGTTGCCGTCGGGATGTCGGCCATGCTTGTGCCCAATTTCACAGATTTCCTCTCCCTCGTGGGGAGCAGCGTCTGCGTGCTCCTTGGGTTCGTGCTGCCGGCCACTTTCCACCTCAAGGTGTTCGGCGCCGAGATGGGCTGGCATGGGGTTCTCAGCGACGTCCTGCTGATGGTTCTCGGCCTCGTGCTAGCCGTCTCCGGCACTTACTCATCGCTGGTGCAAATCTTCCACTCATCCAGCGCTTAA
- the LOC100843073 gene encoding probable serine/threonine-protein kinase PIX13 isoform X1, giving the protein MGNCFGSSEDADVEAVKAMDHHAHARAAMARPGMVAPQPNAHAAMSPARPPRNKPPSGGSGSGSRRPVAGGEPSPSTEGRILETPNLRIFTFAELKAATRNFKADTLLGEGGFGRVFKGWVDEKTMSPARSGSGMAVAVKKLNPESLQGLQEWQTEVNFLGRLVHPNLVRLLGYCWEDKELLLVYEYMAKGNLEDHLFRSEPRKGGGAFQPLSWSLRLRVAIGAARGLAFLHSSEKHVIYRDFKASNILLDTHFHAKLSDFGLAKDGPAGGSSHVTTRVMGTYGYAAPEYVATGHLYVKSDVYGFGVVLLEVLTGLRALDTDRPSGQHNLVDWAKPHLADRRKLARLMDPRLEGQYSSRGAQRAAQLTLRCLAAEHTNRPSMKEVVAVLQEIESMSSRSSRPDGSVGSASPRPTARSGGHGYGGHSPRPGPAPEWAGGHGSHPPPRGR; this is encoded by the exons ATGGGTAATTGCTTCGGCTCCTCCGAAGATGCCGACGTGGAGGCTGTCAAGGCCATGGACCATCATGCACATGCCCGAG CAGCAATGGCGAGACCCGGCATGGTGGCGCCCCAGCCCAATGCACACGCCGCAATGAGCCCCGCGAGGCCGCCTCGCAACAAGCCCccgagcggcggcagcggcagcggaaGCAGGCGGCCGGTGGCTGGAGGCGAGCCCAGCCCGAGCACGGAGGGGAGGATCCTGGAGACGCCCAACCTGCGGATCTTCACGTTCGCGGAGCTCAAGGCCGCCACGAGGAACTTCAAGGCGGACACGCTCCTCGGGGAAGGCGGGTTCGGGCGGGTGTTCAAGGGCTGGGTCGACGAGAAGACCATGAGCCCCGCCAGGAGCGGCTCCGGCATGGCCGTCGCCGTCAAGAAGCTCAACCCGGAGAGCTTGCAGGGACTCCAAGAATGGCAG ACCGAGGTGAATTTTCTAGGGAGGCTCGTGCATCCGAATCTGGTGAGGCTACTGGGGTACTGCTGGGAGGACAAGGAGCTCCTGCTCGTGTACGAGTACATGGCCAAAGGCAACCTGGAGGATCACCTCTTCAGAAGCGAGCCACGCA aaggcggaggcgcgtTCCAGCCGCTGTCGTGGAGCCTCCGGCTGCGCGTGGCGATCGGCGCGGCCCGTGGGCTGGCCTTCCTGCACTCGTCGGAGAAGCACGTCATCTACAGAGACTTCAAGGCCTCCAACATCCTCCTCGACACG CACTTCCACGCGAAGCTGTCCGACTTCGGCCTCGCCAAGGacggccccgccggcggcagcagccacgTCACCACCCGTGTCATGGGCACCTACGGCTACGCTGCCCCGGAGTACGTCGCCACAG GGCACCTGTACGTGAAGAGCGACGTGTACGGGTTCGGCGTGGTGCTCCTGGAGGTGCTGACGGGCCTGCGCGCGCTGGACACGGACCGGCCCAGCGGGCAGCACAACCTGGTGGACTGGGCCAAGCCGCACCTGGCGGACCGCCGCAAGCTGGCCCGGCTCATGGACCCGCGCCTCGAGGGCCAGTACTCGTCCAGGGGCGCGCAGCGGGCGGCCCAGCTCACGCTGCGGTGCCTCGCCGCCGAGCACACCAACCGGCCCTCCATGAAGGAGGTCGTCGCCGTGCTCCAGGAGATCGAGTCCATGTCGTCCAGGAGCTCCAGGCCGGACGGCTCAGTCGGCTCGGCGTCCCCGCGGCCCACGGCGCGGAGCGGCGGTCACGGCTACGGCGGCCATTCGCCGCGGCCAGGGCCGGCGCCGGAATGGGCCGGTGGCCACGGTAGCCATCCGCCCCCTAGAGGAAGGTAG
- the LOC100832040 gene encoding bromodomain-containing protein 7, with protein sequence MGSSAKRQLPPRGKKRGRPSLVDIQKRSLRLQAAASSASRNPSRGSTANPYLRFPKKSGTSSSSLRRSFRRSRTPASASPSEDEEGRGSGRRRPGREKEVNLILEADEEDVASHRKRRAVADADHDKAGSSSINNSAKATDSSQEQVSDTGPMTPLPDQKLLVFILDGLQKKDTHGVFSEPVDSEELPDYHDIVDHPMDFQTVREKLSSGKYSSLEQFQEDVFLISSNAMCYNELDTVYFRQAKAIHDLAKRNFESLRKERDGHEAEQKPVVRRGRPPNKFKKAVKALGDANEQNVQTVSWLGKQKLDMNEDYSESSLLKGFTKYGKTSLVIDESRRSTYKPFGWSTNAHEHPVHAIFGDSRKFLVPVGINMEHACARSIARFAADFGSIGWAVAAKRLEWMLPLGTKFGPAWVREDESLPKTPLCSASPDPLPELNSLSSIISKSDNDKLVQTTDVSANENEIQSYSSRTPQSVLSPSADISTEARNSSSH encoded by the exons ATGGGCAGCAGTGCCAAGCGGCAGCTACCTCcgagggggaagaagaggggccGCCCCTCCCTCGTTGACATCCAGAAgcgcagcctccgcctccaggccgcggcctcctccgcatccagaaaccctagccgcggCAGCACCGCCAACCCTTACCTCCGCTTCCCTAAAAAGTCCGGCACCAGCTCCTCGTCGTTGCGCCGCTCTTTCCGCCGCAGCCGCACACCTGCCTCGGCCTCCCCCTCCGAGGACGAGGAGGGCCGTGGATCtggtcgccgccgtcccggACGCGAGAAGGAAGTCAATCTCATCCTCGAAGCGGACGAGGAGGATGTGGCGAGCCACCGCAAGAGAAGGGCAGTTGCCGATGCTGATCACGACAAG GCtgggagcagcagcatcaaTAATTCTGCAAAAGCGACCGACTCCTCGCAAG AGCAAGTGTCTGATACTGGCCCCATGACGCCACTGCCGGACCAAAAGCTGCTTGTGTTTATCCTTGATGGGCTCCAGAA GAAAGACACCCATGGGGTGTTCTCGGAGCCTGTGGATTCTGAGGAG CTTCCAGATTATCACGACATCGTCGATCACCCAATGGACTTCCAGACGGTACGGGAGAAGCTATCAAGCGGGAAGTACTCAAGCCTGGAGCAGTTTCAG GAAGATGTGTTCTTAATTAGCTCAAATGCCATGTGCTACAATGAACTAGATACTGTTTACTTCCGCCAG GCTAAAGCGATTCATGATCTTGCAAAAAGAAACTTTGAGAGcttgagaaaagaaagagatggCCACGAAGCAGAGCAAAAACCAGTGGTTAGACGAGGTAGACCGCCAAATAAATTTAAAAAGGCAGTCAAAGCACTTGGCGATGCTAATGAGCAGAATGTTCAGACAGTTAGCTGGCTCGGTAAACAAAAGTTGGATATGAATGAGGACTACTCAG AGTCTTCGTTACTAAAAGGGTTTACAAAATATGGCAAAACCTCTCTAGTTATAGACGAGAGTCGTCGCAGCACATATAAGCCGTTTGGGTGGTCAACAAATGCACATGAGCATCCTGTTCATGCTATCTTCGGTGACTCTAGGAAGTTCCTTGTTCCA GTCGGCATAAACATGGAGCATGCTTGTGCAAGGAGCATTGCACGATTTGCTGCAGATTTTGGCTCCATTGGCTGGGCTGTGGCTGCAAAAAGGCTAGAGTGGATGTTGCCACTCGGCACTAAGTTTGGTCCTGCATGGGTTAGGGAGGATGAATCCCTACCAAAGACTCCACTCTGTTCAGCTTCTCCTGACCCATTACCCGAGCTTAATTCTCTGTCATCTATCATTTCAAAGTCTGATAatgacaaacttgtccaaacAACGGACGTGTCCGCTAACGAAAATGAGATTCAAAGTTACTCCAGCAGAACTCCTCAATCTGTGCTGTCCCCATCAGCAGATATCTCAACGGAAGCAAGGAATTCTTCCAGTCACTAG